The following are encoded together in the Sphingorhabdus pulchriflava genome:
- the ssb gene encoding single-stranded DNA-binding protein — protein MAGSVNKVILVGNLGADPEVKSFQNGGRICNLRIATSEDWKDRQTGEKKERTEWHSVVLQSDGLVGVAERFLRKGSKVYIEGQLRTRKWQDQSGNDRYTTEISVGGFDGKLVMLDGAKGGSGGGNEGWGSGGGAPSSGGGGQSGGGWQGGSAGFGGGDFSDDLDDDVPF, from the coding sequence ATGGCGGGCAGCGTCAATAAGGTTATTTTGGTCGGCAATCTGGGCGCGGATCCCGAGGTGAAATCATTCCAGAATGGCGGCCGTATCTGCAATTTGCGGATTGCGACGTCGGAAGACTGGAAAGACCGCCAGACCGGCGAAAAGAAAGAACGCACCGAATGGCATAGCGTCGTGTTGCAGTCCGACGGGCTGGTCGGCGTTGCCGAACGCTTTCTGCGCAAGGGCTCCAAAGTCTATATCGAAGGCCAGTTGCGTACCCGCAAATGGCAGGATCAGTCGGGCAATGATCGCTATACGACCGAAATCAGCGTAGGCGGATTTGATGGCAAGCTGGTGATGCTCGATGGCGCTAAAGGCGGCTCGGGCGGCGGCAACGAAGGCTGGGGCAGCGGTGGCGGTGCGCCTTCCAGCGGTGGTGGCGGCCAGTCTGGCGGCGGCTGGCAAGGTGGATCTGCAGGCTTTGGCGGCGGGGACTTCTCCGACGACCTTGACGATGATGTACCGTTTTGA